TTCCGTTGGTGATTGATTGATAAATCTTTTCATGTTGTTGTTTTTATCCCGATAATTATCGGGTGATGATTAATTGTTTTGTTTTTATATAAAGAAGACGAGGGATATATATTTTTGTTACAGTACTATGTTATAAAAGGTACTATGTTTTTATTTTTAATGATATAAATATCAGATTATCAGTACTATATGATAAATGTTAAAAATTACTTAAATACATAATTGGGTATTTAATACCTGATTTCAAGACATTACCACATAACTACTTCATTATTACAAAACATACGCTATCTTTGACCTAGTTTAAGGAAAGATGGGGAATCTTGCTCCGACCGACAAACGAATCTGTTTGTAGTACCCGTTGCAAAGGTCATTTCACAATTGCCAAACTGGGACTTCTATTCTTTCTTAACGCACAAATTGTATTACCACATTAAAATTACGAATGGCAAAATCACAACAAACATTTAACAAAACTGAAAAAGTAAAAAAACGATTAAAGAAGAGAGAAGAGAAGCAGAAGAAGAAAGAAGCCCGTAAGCAGGCTGCAAAGGATAATGGCACTTCTGGCATTCCAATGGCTTATGTTGATTACAATGGTAACTTGGTGGATACTCCGCCAGATCCATCGATGAAAGTGGAAATTGAGGCAGAGGACATTGTATTGGGAATTCCTAAAAAAGAAGAAGGTGATGTAGAGGAATTTGATCCCGTGAGAAATGGTAAGGTTTCTTTCTTTGATTCTTCAAAAGGC
This window of the Maribacter cobaltidurans genome carries:
- a CDS encoding cold-shock protein — its product is MAKSQQTFNKTEKVKKRLKKREEKQKKKEARKQAAKDNGTSGIPMAYVDYNGNLVDTPPDPSMKVEIEAEDIVLGIPKKEEGDVEEFDPVRNGKVSFFDSSKGFGFIIDSENNEKYFVHVSGLIDEIFENDKVSFELEKGMKGMNAVRVKKI